The Nycticebus coucang isolate mNycCou1 chromosome 8, mNycCou1.pri, whole genome shotgun sequence genome has a window encoding:
- the UBA7 gene encoding ubiquitin-like modifier-activating enzyme 7 isoform X2 yields the protein MDILETSKLLDEELYSRQLYVLGLPAMQRIQEAKVLLSGLQGLGAEVAKNLVLMGVGSLTLHDPNPTCWSDLAAQFFLSEQDLGRSRAEASQERLAQLNRAVQVFVHTGDITEDLLLDFQVVVLTASKLEEQLRVGTFCHKHGVYFLVTNTWGLVGQLFCDFGEDFTVQDPTEAEPLTAAIQHISQGSPGILTLRRETNTHKFHDEDWVTFSGIEGMIELNGCAPRSIHVRKDGSLEIGDTTTFSCYLRGGTVTEVKRPKTVRHEPLDTALLQPRVVAQGAQVVHRAHCLHQAFRALHMFQHLNGRPPKPWDSVDAEIVVRLAQDLEPIKGTEEQPLDEVLVRTFALTSSGVLSPMAAMMGAVAAQEVLKAISRKFMPLDQWLYFDALDCLPEDGELLQNPEDYTPRDCRYDGQIAVFGAGFQEKLSCQHYLLVGAGAIGCELLKAFALMGLGAGGSGALTVADMDHVEHSNLSRQFLFRTQDIGRPKAEVAAAAAQVLNPDLKVTALTHPLNPTTEHIYGDNFFYQVDGVAAALDSFQARECSILQLSPLPKTVPAPFLTLCPLLGHYVAARCTHYLKPLLEAGTQGTWGSASVFVPHVTEGYSAPASAVASEDASHPLCTVRHFPTTVEHTLKWARDEFEGLFRLSAETINRYQQGFTSLADMNGPQTLTLLQPVLGVLRARPQSWQDCVVWAFGHWQLRFHYGIKQLLRHFPPDKVLEDGTPFWFGLKQCPHPLEFDISQDTHLLYVLAAANLYAQMHGLPGSQDQTTLREMLKLLPQPDSQHLASIFTSNLELALASAESGPEQMKELHNVLEVWSIGSLLKPLIFEKDNDSNFHVDFVTAAASLRSQNYGISSVSRAQCKRIVGQIIPAIVTTTTAVAGLVGLELYKVVDKPRPLGAFRHSYLHLAENKFSRWVPLAPATHTFHHLKWTCWDRLKVSAGQPERTLESLLGHLQEEHGLRVRMLLHGPALLYSTGWLPERQAQHLPLRITELVQRVTGWVPEPGLRVLVLELSCEGEKEDTAFPPLHYEL from the exons ATGGATATCCTGGAGACTTCCAAGCTGCTGGATGAGGAACTATATTCAAGACAGCT GTATGTGTTGGGCTTACCTGCCATGCAGAGAATTCAGGAAGCCAAGGTCTTGCTGTCAGGCCTACAGGGTTTGGGGGCTGAGGTAGCCAAGAACTTGGTCCTGATGGGCGTGGGCAGCCTCACTCTGCATGATCCCAACCCCACCTGCTGGTCTGACCTGGCTGCACAG TTTTTCCTCTCAGAGCAGGATTTGGGAAGAAGTAGGGCTGAAGCTTCTCAAGAGCGCTTGGCTCAGCTCAACAGAGCTGTCCAGGTCTTTGTGCACACAGGTGACATCACTGAGGACTTGCTGTTGGACTTCCAG GTGGTAGTGCTGACTGCCTCAAAGCTGGAGGAACAGCTAAGGGTGGGCACCTTTTGCCATAAGCATGGAGTCTACTTTTTGGTGACTAATACCTGGGGCCTTGTGGG GCAGTTGTTCTGTGACTTTGGTGAGGACTTCACTGTGCAGGACCCCACAGAGGCAGAACCTTTGACAGCTGCCATCCAGCACATATCCCAG GGCTCTCCTGGCATTCTCACATTGAGGAGAGAGACCAATACCCACAAATTCCATGATGAGGACTGGGTGACTTTCTCAGGCATCGAGGGCATGATTGAACTCAATGGCTGTGCCCCCCGGTCCATCCATGTACGGA AGGATGGGTCCCTGGAGATTGGGGACACAACAACTTTCTCTTGTTACTTGCGTGGTGGGACTGTCACTGAAGTCAAGAGACCCAAGACTGTGAGACAT GAGCCCCTGGACACCGCCCTGCTGCAGCCCCGTGTGGTGGCCCAGGGTGCCCAGGTAGTCCACCGTGCCCACTGCCTGCATCAGGCCTTCCGTGCACTGCATATGTTTCAGCACCTCAATGGCCGACCACCCAAGCCCTGGGATTCT GTTGATGCAGAGATAGTGGTACGCCTGGCCCAGGACCTGGAACCAATAAAGGGGACAGAGGAACAGCCACTGGATGAAGTCTTGGTGCGGACGTTTGCCCTGACTAGTTCTGGTGTCTTGAGTCCCATGGCAGCCATGATGGGTGCAGTGGCTGCCCAGGAAGTGCTGAAG GCAATCTCCAGGAAGTTCATGCCTTTGGACCAGTGGCTGTACTTTGATGCCCTCGACTGTCTTCCAGAAGATGGGGAGCTCCTTCAGAATCCTGAGGACTATACTCCG AGAGACTGCCGCTATGATGGGCAAATTGCAGTGTTTGGGGCTGGTTTTCAGGAGAAACTGAGCTGTCAGCACTACCTGCTG GTGGGTGCTGGTGCCATTGGCTGTGAACTGCTCAAAGCTTTTGCCCTAATGGGCCTTGGGGCTGGAGGCAGTGGAGCGTTAACTGTTGCTGACATGGACCATGTAGAGCACTCCAACCTCAGCCGACAGTTCCTCTTCAGGACCCAGGATATTGGT aGGCCCAAGGCAGAGGTGGCTGCAGCAGCTGCTCAGGTTCTGAACCCAGACTTAAAGGTAACCGCACTTACCCACCCACTGAATCCCACTACAGAGCACATCTATGGGGACAACTTCTTCTACCAGGTGGATGGCGTGGCTGCTGCCCTGGATAGTTTCCAGGCCCGTGAGTGCTCAATTTTGCAGCTCAGCCCCTTACCTAAGACTGTGCCAGCTCCATTTCTGACCCTCTGCCCCCTTCTAGGGCACTATGTAGCTGCTCGCTGTACCCACTATCTGAAGCCACTGCTGGAGGCAGGCACACAGGGTACCTGGGGCAGTGCTTCAGTGTTCGTGCCACATGTGACTGAGGGCTACAGTGCCCCTGCTTCAGCTGTAGCTTCTGAGGATGCCTCCCACCCTCTCTGTACTGTGCGGCACTTCCCCACCACAGTCGAGCATACTCTAAAG TGGGCTCGGGATGAGTTTGAGGGACTCTTCCGACTGTCTGCAGAGACCATCAATCGCTACCAACA GGGATTCACTTCCCTGGCAGATATGAATGGGCCACAGACATTGACCTTACTGCAGCCAGTGCTGGGAGTCCTGAGAGCACGTCCACAGAGCTGGCAAGACTGTGTAGTGTGGGCTTTTGGCCACTGGCAACTACGATTCCATTATGGCATCAAACAGCTCCTGAGGCACTTTCCACCCGATAAA GTGCTTGAGGATGGAACTCCCTTCTGGTTTGGTCTCAAACAGTGTCCCCACCCCCTGGAGTTTGACATCAGCCAA GACACACACCTCCTCTATGTGCTGGCGGCTGCCAACCTATATGCCCAGATGCATGGGCTGCCTGGCTCACAAGACCAGACTACACTCAGGGAGATGCTGAAGCTGCTGCCACAGCCTGACTCTCAGCACCTGGCCTCCATCTTCACCAGTAACCTAGAGCTGGCTTTGGCTTCTGCAGAGTCTG GCCCTGAGCAGATGAAGGAACTACATAATGTCCTGGAAGTTTGGAGCATAGGCTCTCTCCTGAAGCCTCTGATATTTGAAAAG GATAATGACAGCAATTTCCATGTGGACTTTGTGACAGCAGCAGCCAGCCTACGATCTCAGAACTATGGAATCTCATCAGTCAGCCGTGCCCAG TGCAAGCGAATTGTGGGCCAGATTATTCCAGCCATTGTCACCACTACAACAGCTGTGGCAGGCCTGGTGGGCCTGGAACTGTATAAGGTGGTGGATAAGCCACGGCCTCTTGGTGCCTTTCGCCACAGCTACCTGCACCTGGCTGAAAACAAATTCAGCCGCTGGGTGCCTTTAGCCCCAGCCACCCACACG ttCCATCACTTGAAGTGGACCTGTTGGGACCGCCTGAAGGTTTCTGCTGGGCAGCCTGAAAGGACCCTGGAGTCACTGTTGGGCCATCTCCAG GAGGAACATGGGCTGAGGGTGAGGATGCTGTTGCATGGCCCTGCCCTGCTCTATTCAACAGGATGGTTGCCTGAAAGGCAGGCTCAGCATCTGCCCCTCAG GATAACAGAATTGGTTCAGCGGGTGACAGGCTGGGTGCCTGAGCCTGGGCTGCGGGTGCTGGTCCTGGAGCTGAGCTGTGAGGGTGAAAAGGAGGATACTGCCTTCCCACCTCTgcactatgagctgtga
- the UBA7 gene encoding ubiquitin-like modifier-activating enzyme 7 isoform X3 gives MDILETSKLLDEELYSRQLYVLGLPAMQRIQEAKVLLSGLQGLGAEVAKNLVLMGVGSLTLHDPNPTCWSDLAAQFFLSEQDLGRSRAEASQERLAQLNRAVQVFVHTGDITEDLLLDFQVVVLTASKLEEQLRVGTFCHKHGVYFLVTNTWGLVGQLFCDFGEDFTVQDPTEAEPLTAAIQHISQGSPGILTLRRETNTHKFHDEDWVTFSGIEGMIELNGCAPRSIHVRKDGSLEIGDTTTFSCYLRGGTVTEVKRPKTVRHEPLDTALLQPRVVAQGAQVVHRAHCLHQAFRALHMFQHLNGRPPKPWDSVDAEIVVRLAQDLEPIKGTEEQPLDEVLVRTFALTSSGVLSPMAAMMGAVAAQEVLKVENCCPRGFTNAISRKFMPLDQWLYFDALDCLPEDGELLQNPEDYTPRDCRYDGQIAVFGAGFQEKLSCQHYLLVGAGAIGCELLKAFALMGLGAGGSGALTVADMDHVEHSNLSRQFLFRTQDIGRPKAEVAAAAAQVLNPDLKVTALTHPLNPTTEHIYGDNFFYQVDGVAAALDSFQARECSILQLSPLPKTVPAPFLTLCPLLGHYVAARCTHYLKPLLEAGTQGTWGSASVFVPHVTEGYSAPASAVASEDASHPLCTVRHFPTTVEHTLKWARDEFEGLFRLSAETINRYQQGFTSLADMNGPQTLTLLQPVLGVLRARPQSWQDCVVWAFGHWQLRFHYGIKQLLRHFPPDKDTHLLYVLAAANLYAQMHGLPGSQDQTTLREMLKLLPQPDSQHLASIFTSNLELALASAESGPEQMKELHNVLEVWSIGSLLKPLIFEKDNDSNFHVDFVTAAASLRSQNYGISSVSRAQCKRIVGQIIPAIVTTTTAVAGLVGLELYKVVDKPRPLGAFRHSYLHLAENKFSRWVPLAPATHTFHHLKWTCWDRLKVSAGQPERTLESLLGHLQEEHGLRVRMLLHGPALLYSTGWLPERQAQHLPLRITELVQRVTGWVPEPGLRVLVLELSCEGEKEDTAFPPLHYEL, from the exons ATGGATATCCTGGAGACTTCCAAGCTGCTGGATGAGGAACTATATTCAAGACAGCT GTATGTGTTGGGCTTACCTGCCATGCAGAGAATTCAGGAAGCCAAGGTCTTGCTGTCAGGCCTACAGGGTTTGGGGGCTGAGGTAGCCAAGAACTTGGTCCTGATGGGCGTGGGCAGCCTCACTCTGCATGATCCCAACCCCACCTGCTGGTCTGACCTGGCTGCACAG TTTTTCCTCTCAGAGCAGGATTTGGGAAGAAGTAGGGCTGAAGCTTCTCAAGAGCGCTTGGCTCAGCTCAACAGAGCTGTCCAGGTCTTTGTGCACACAGGTGACATCACTGAGGACTTGCTGTTGGACTTCCAG GTGGTAGTGCTGACTGCCTCAAAGCTGGAGGAACAGCTAAGGGTGGGCACCTTTTGCCATAAGCATGGAGTCTACTTTTTGGTGACTAATACCTGGGGCCTTGTGGG GCAGTTGTTCTGTGACTTTGGTGAGGACTTCACTGTGCAGGACCCCACAGAGGCAGAACCTTTGACAGCTGCCATCCAGCACATATCCCAG GGCTCTCCTGGCATTCTCACATTGAGGAGAGAGACCAATACCCACAAATTCCATGATGAGGACTGGGTGACTTTCTCAGGCATCGAGGGCATGATTGAACTCAATGGCTGTGCCCCCCGGTCCATCCATGTACGGA AGGATGGGTCCCTGGAGATTGGGGACACAACAACTTTCTCTTGTTACTTGCGTGGTGGGACTGTCACTGAAGTCAAGAGACCCAAGACTGTGAGACAT GAGCCCCTGGACACCGCCCTGCTGCAGCCCCGTGTGGTGGCCCAGGGTGCCCAGGTAGTCCACCGTGCCCACTGCCTGCATCAGGCCTTCCGTGCACTGCATATGTTTCAGCACCTCAATGGCCGACCACCCAAGCCCTGGGATTCT GTTGATGCAGAGATAGTGGTACGCCTGGCCCAGGACCTGGAACCAATAAAGGGGACAGAGGAACAGCCACTGGATGAAGTCTTGGTGCGGACGTTTGCCCTGACTAGTTCTGGTGTCTTGAGTCCCATGGCAGCCATGATGGGTGCAGTGGCTGCCCAGGAAGTGCTGAAG gttgagaactgctgccctagaggcTTCACCAAT GCAATCTCCAGGAAGTTCATGCCTTTGGACCAGTGGCTGTACTTTGATGCCCTCGACTGTCTTCCAGAAGATGGGGAGCTCCTTCAGAATCCTGAGGACTATACTCCG AGAGACTGCCGCTATGATGGGCAAATTGCAGTGTTTGGGGCTGGTTTTCAGGAGAAACTGAGCTGTCAGCACTACCTGCTG GTGGGTGCTGGTGCCATTGGCTGTGAACTGCTCAAAGCTTTTGCCCTAATGGGCCTTGGGGCTGGAGGCAGTGGAGCGTTAACTGTTGCTGACATGGACCATGTAGAGCACTCCAACCTCAGCCGACAGTTCCTCTTCAGGACCCAGGATATTGGT aGGCCCAAGGCAGAGGTGGCTGCAGCAGCTGCTCAGGTTCTGAACCCAGACTTAAAGGTAACCGCACTTACCCACCCACTGAATCCCACTACAGAGCACATCTATGGGGACAACTTCTTCTACCAGGTGGATGGCGTGGCTGCTGCCCTGGATAGTTTCCAGGCCCGTGAGTGCTCAATTTTGCAGCTCAGCCCCTTACCTAAGACTGTGCCAGCTCCATTTCTGACCCTCTGCCCCCTTCTAGGGCACTATGTAGCTGCTCGCTGTACCCACTATCTGAAGCCACTGCTGGAGGCAGGCACACAGGGTACCTGGGGCAGTGCTTCAGTGTTCGTGCCACATGTGACTGAGGGCTACAGTGCCCCTGCTTCAGCTGTAGCTTCTGAGGATGCCTCCCACCCTCTCTGTACTGTGCGGCACTTCCCCACCACAGTCGAGCATACTCTAAAG TGGGCTCGGGATGAGTTTGAGGGACTCTTCCGACTGTCTGCAGAGACCATCAATCGCTACCAACA GGGATTCACTTCCCTGGCAGATATGAATGGGCCACAGACATTGACCTTACTGCAGCCAGTGCTGGGAGTCCTGAGAGCACGTCCACAGAGCTGGCAAGACTGTGTAGTGTGGGCTTTTGGCCACTGGCAACTACGATTCCATTATGGCATCAAACAGCTCCTGAGGCACTTTCCACCCGATAAA GACACACACCTCCTCTATGTGCTGGCGGCTGCCAACCTATATGCCCAGATGCATGGGCTGCCTGGCTCACAAGACCAGACTACACTCAGGGAGATGCTGAAGCTGCTGCCACAGCCTGACTCTCAGCACCTGGCCTCCATCTTCACCAGTAACCTAGAGCTGGCTTTGGCTTCTGCAGAGTCTG GCCCTGAGCAGATGAAGGAACTACATAATGTCCTGGAAGTTTGGAGCATAGGCTCTCTCCTGAAGCCTCTGATATTTGAAAAG GATAATGACAGCAATTTCCATGTGGACTTTGTGACAGCAGCAGCCAGCCTACGATCTCAGAACTATGGAATCTCATCAGTCAGCCGTGCCCAG TGCAAGCGAATTGTGGGCCAGATTATTCCAGCCATTGTCACCACTACAACAGCTGTGGCAGGCCTGGTGGGCCTGGAACTGTATAAGGTGGTGGATAAGCCACGGCCTCTTGGTGCCTTTCGCCACAGCTACCTGCACCTGGCTGAAAACAAATTCAGCCGCTGGGTGCCTTTAGCCCCAGCCACCCACACG ttCCATCACTTGAAGTGGACCTGTTGGGACCGCCTGAAGGTTTCTGCTGGGCAGCCTGAAAGGACCCTGGAGTCACTGTTGGGCCATCTCCAG GAGGAACATGGGCTGAGGGTGAGGATGCTGTTGCATGGCCCTGCCCTGCTCTATTCAACAGGATGGTTGCCTGAAAGGCAGGCTCAGCATCTGCCCCTCAG GATAACAGAATTGGTTCAGCGGGTGACAGGCTGGGTGCCTGAGCCTGGGCTGCGGGTGCTGGTCCTGGAGCTGAGCTGTGAGGGTGAAAAGGAGGATACTGCCTTCCCACCTCTgcactatgagctgtga
- the UBA7 gene encoding ubiquitin-like modifier-activating enzyme 7 isoform X1 has product MDILETSKLLDEELYSRQLYVLGLPAMQRIQEAKVLLSGLQGLGAEVAKNLVLMGVGSLTLHDPNPTCWSDLAAQFFLSEQDLGRSRAEASQERLAQLNRAVQVFVHTGDITEDLLLDFQVVVLTASKLEEQLRVGTFCHKHGVYFLVTNTWGLVGQLFCDFGEDFTVQDPTEAEPLTAAIQHISQGSPGILTLRRETNTHKFHDEDWVTFSGIEGMIELNGCAPRSIHVRKDGSLEIGDTTTFSCYLRGGTVTEVKRPKTVRHEPLDTALLQPRVVAQGAQVVHRAHCLHQAFRALHMFQHLNGRPPKPWDSVDAEIVVRLAQDLEPIKGTEEQPLDEVLVRTFALTSSGVLSPMAAMMGAVAAQEVLKVENCCPRGFTNAISRKFMPLDQWLYFDALDCLPEDGELLQNPEDYTPRDCRYDGQIAVFGAGFQEKLSCQHYLLVGAGAIGCELLKAFALMGLGAGGSGALTVADMDHVEHSNLSRQFLFRTQDIGRPKAEVAAAAAQVLNPDLKVTALTHPLNPTTEHIYGDNFFYQVDGVAAALDSFQARECSILQLSPLPKTVPAPFLTLCPLLGHYVAARCTHYLKPLLEAGTQGTWGSASVFVPHVTEGYSAPASAVASEDASHPLCTVRHFPTTVEHTLKWARDEFEGLFRLSAETINRYQQGFTSLADMNGPQTLTLLQPVLGVLRARPQSWQDCVVWAFGHWQLRFHYGIKQLLRHFPPDKVLEDGTPFWFGLKQCPHPLEFDISQDTHLLYVLAAANLYAQMHGLPGSQDQTTLREMLKLLPQPDSQHLASIFTSNLELALASAESGPEQMKELHNVLEVWSIGSLLKPLIFEKDNDSNFHVDFVTAAASLRSQNYGISSVSRAQCKRIVGQIIPAIVTTTTAVAGLVGLELYKVVDKPRPLGAFRHSYLHLAENKFSRWVPLAPATHTFHHLKWTCWDRLKVSAGQPERTLESLLGHLQEEHGLRVRMLLHGPALLYSTGWLPERQAQHLPLRITELVQRVTGWVPEPGLRVLVLELSCEGEKEDTAFPPLHYEL; this is encoded by the exons ATGGATATCCTGGAGACTTCCAAGCTGCTGGATGAGGAACTATATTCAAGACAGCT GTATGTGTTGGGCTTACCTGCCATGCAGAGAATTCAGGAAGCCAAGGTCTTGCTGTCAGGCCTACAGGGTTTGGGGGCTGAGGTAGCCAAGAACTTGGTCCTGATGGGCGTGGGCAGCCTCACTCTGCATGATCCCAACCCCACCTGCTGGTCTGACCTGGCTGCACAG TTTTTCCTCTCAGAGCAGGATTTGGGAAGAAGTAGGGCTGAAGCTTCTCAAGAGCGCTTGGCTCAGCTCAACAGAGCTGTCCAGGTCTTTGTGCACACAGGTGACATCACTGAGGACTTGCTGTTGGACTTCCAG GTGGTAGTGCTGACTGCCTCAAAGCTGGAGGAACAGCTAAGGGTGGGCACCTTTTGCCATAAGCATGGAGTCTACTTTTTGGTGACTAATACCTGGGGCCTTGTGGG GCAGTTGTTCTGTGACTTTGGTGAGGACTTCACTGTGCAGGACCCCACAGAGGCAGAACCTTTGACAGCTGCCATCCAGCACATATCCCAG GGCTCTCCTGGCATTCTCACATTGAGGAGAGAGACCAATACCCACAAATTCCATGATGAGGACTGGGTGACTTTCTCAGGCATCGAGGGCATGATTGAACTCAATGGCTGTGCCCCCCGGTCCATCCATGTACGGA AGGATGGGTCCCTGGAGATTGGGGACACAACAACTTTCTCTTGTTACTTGCGTGGTGGGACTGTCACTGAAGTCAAGAGACCCAAGACTGTGAGACAT GAGCCCCTGGACACCGCCCTGCTGCAGCCCCGTGTGGTGGCCCAGGGTGCCCAGGTAGTCCACCGTGCCCACTGCCTGCATCAGGCCTTCCGTGCACTGCATATGTTTCAGCACCTCAATGGCCGACCACCCAAGCCCTGGGATTCT GTTGATGCAGAGATAGTGGTACGCCTGGCCCAGGACCTGGAACCAATAAAGGGGACAGAGGAACAGCCACTGGATGAAGTCTTGGTGCGGACGTTTGCCCTGACTAGTTCTGGTGTCTTGAGTCCCATGGCAGCCATGATGGGTGCAGTGGCTGCCCAGGAAGTGCTGAAG gttgagaactgctgccctagaggcTTCACCAAT GCAATCTCCAGGAAGTTCATGCCTTTGGACCAGTGGCTGTACTTTGATGCCCTCGACTGTCTTCCAGAAGATGGGGAGCTCCTTCAGAATCCTGAGGACTATACTCCG AGAGACTGCCGCTATGATGGGCAAATTGCAGTGTTTGGGGCTGGTTTTCAGGAGAAACTGAGCTGTCAGCACTACCTGCTG GTGGGTGCTGGTGCCATTGGCTGTGAACTGCTCAAAGCTTTTGCCCTAATGGGCCTTGGGGCTGGAGGCAGTGGAGCGTTAACTGTTGCTGACATGGACCATGTAGAGCACTCCAACCTCAGCCGACAGTTCCTCTTCAGGACCCAGGATATTGGT aGGCCCAAGGCAGAGGTGGCTGCAGCAGCTGCTCAGGTTCTGAACCCAGACTTAAAGGTAACCGCACTTACCCACCCACTGAATCCCACTACAGAGCACATCTATGGGGACAACTTCTTCTACCAGGTGGATGGCGTGGCTGCTGCCCTGGATAGTTTCCAGGCCCGTGAGTGCTCAATTTTGCAGCTCAGCCCCTTACCTAAGACTGTGCCAGCTCCATTTCTGACCCTCTGCCCCCTTCTAGGGCACTATGTAGCTGCTCGCTGTACCCACTATCTGAAGCCACTGCTGGAGGCAGGCACACAGGGTACCTGGGGCAGTGCTTCAGTGTTCGTGCCACATGTGACTGAGGGCTACAGTGCCCCTGCTTCAGCTGTAGCTTCTGAGGATGCCTCCCACCCTCTCTGTACTGTGCGGCACTTCCCCACCACAGTCGAGCATACTCTAAAG TGGGCTCGGGATGAGTTTGAGGGACTCTTCCGACTGTCTGCAGAGACCATCAATCGCTACCAACA GGGATTCACTTCCCTGGCAGATATGAATGGGCCACAGACATTGACCTTACTGCAGCCAGTGCTGGGAGTCCTGAGAGCACGTCCACAGAGCTGGCAAGACTGTGTAGTGTGGGCTTTTGGCCACTGGCAACTACGATTCCATTATGGCATCAAACAGCTCCTGAGGCACTTTCCACCCGATAAA GTGCTTGAGGATGGAACTCCCTTCTGGTTTGGTCTCAAACAGTGTCCCCACCCCCTGGAGTTTGACATCAGCCAA GACACACACCTCCTCTATGTGCTGGCGGCTGCCAACCTATATGCCCAGATGCATGGGCTGCCTGGCTCACAAGACCAGACTACACTCAGGGAGATGCTGAAGCTGCTGCCACAGCCTGACTCTCAGCACCTGGCCTCCATCTTCACCAGTAACCTAGAGCTGGCTTTGGCTTCTGCAGAGTCTG GCCCTGAGCAGATGAAGGAACTACATAATGTCCTGGAAGTTTGGAGCATAGGCTCTCTCCTGAAGCCTCTGATATTTGAAAAG GATAATGACAGCAATTTCCATGTGGACTTTGTGACAGCAGCAGCCAGCCTACGATCTCAGAACTATGGAATCTCATCAGTCAGCCGTGCCCAG TGCAAGCGAATTGTGGGCCAGATTATTCCAGCCATTGTCACCACTACAACAGCTGTGGCAGGCCTGGTGGGCCTGGAACTGTATAAGGTGGTGGATAAGCCACGGCCTCTTGGTGCCTTTCGCCACAGCTACCTGCACCTGGCTGAAAACAAATTCAGCCGCTGGGTGCCTTTAGCCCCAGCCACCCACACG ttCCATCACTTGAAGTGGACCTGTTGGGACCGCCTGAAGGTTTCTGCTGGGCAGCCTGAAAGGACCCTGGAGTCACTGTTGGGCCATCTCCAG GAGGAACATGGGCTGAGGGTGAGGATGCTGTTGCATGGCCCTGCCCTGCTCTATTCAACAGGATGGTTGCCTGAAAGGCAGGCTCAGCATCTGCCCCTCAG GATAACAGAATTGGTTCAGCGGGTGACAGGCTGGGTGCCTGAGCCTGGGCTGCGGGTGCTGGTCCTGGAGCTGAGCTGTGAGGGTGAAAAGGAGGATACTGCCTTCCCACCTCTgcactatgagctgtga